The proteins below come from a single Pichia kudriavzevii chromosome 2, complete sequence genomic window:
- a CDS encoding uncharacterized protein (PKUD0B00720; similar to Saccharomyces cerevisiae YBL022C (PIM1); ancestral locus Anc_8.168) — MFNQSKRALSYRASLLRRTYALNKRFASGFTAQETKLLLNKIHDDKIGESVKLSSIWKTSSVEVTPFVNPHLETLLKSSKKSTNIGDSHNSIKKDDTADKKKDDEPNNKDQDKNDDNDKGITKRENHSKLSSGSNAAASNLSGPSTPGDSGDGDDSKGAKPKSARSTSSSTLAEVPEVYPQIVALPISRRPLFPGFYKAVIISDVNVIKAIKESLDRKYPFIGCFLFKDENMESDVIESKDQVFETGVLAQITSNVYTKDKDTGVETLTTVLYPHKRIRIDELFPPSAIGNEKSDVSTVSVSDADIEVKAKKQPIEGIIGEKEGDEPINPSDILNDEQNSSETLIEQPHEPVVVEEENPTEFLKKYPITLANVSNVEDEPFDKNDVVVTSLTAAILDVLKEMSLVNRSFSDQLATFSASLHSDIFNCPEKLADFAAAVTAGSQEDLQKILDCTNIAERLEMALTVLKKELMNKEMQKKIEKDIEERMSKRHREYHLNEQLKWIKKELGIDDGRDKLIAKYNERVKSLKMPEEVKKIYDEEINKLQTLETVMSEFTVTRNYLDWLTQIPWGKQSVDNYNIKRAKKVLDEDHYGLKDVKDRIIEFIAVGKLLNKINGKIICFVGPPGVGKTSIGKSIAKSLNREFYRFSVGGLSDVAEIKGHRRTYVGAIPGRVVQALKKTQTENPLILIDEIDKISHSHSVNGGDPSAALLELLDPEQNGTFLDNYMDIPIDLSKVLFVCTANTLSTIPGPLLDRMEVIEISGYIEDEKIKIAEKYLAPEAKKNTGLENVNVELSESAIRALIKNYCRESGVRNLKKQIDKIYRKAALNAVESVGEEEIDEIIAEEKEAHATEPVVDAATEKAEKTLGKTDKDSKVEETVLDKIEKEGEEETVATGASEEEPKTPQIVIPDTYKAVIDEKNLKDYVGVPVFTADRLYETTPPGVVMGLAWTSMGGSALYIESVLEHAITKDSHSKLERTGQLGDVMKESVRIAYSFSKMFLTKNFPDNKFFDRAQIHLHCPEGATPKDGPSAGITITSSFLSLAFNRPLRPDVAMTGEITLTGKVLRIGGLKEKTIAAKRAGVKTIIFPKGNESDWNELPENVKEGITPVPADWYQDVFDVLFQDIGKEEGNNVWKAEFDKIAEEEKKEKAEK; from the coding sequence GCTTCTGGTTTTACTGCACAAGAAACAAAGTTGTTACTTAATAAGATTCATGATGACAAAATTGGAGAGTCAGTCAAACTGTCGAGTATATGGAAAACCTCCAGTGTTGAAGTCACTCCATTTGTGAATCCCCATTTGGAGacattattgaaatcatcgAAAAAGTCCACAAATATTGGGGATTCCCATAATTCTATTAAAAAGGACGATACTGCTGATAAGAAGAAGGACGACGAACCAAACAACAAAGATCAGGATAAGAATGATGATAACGACAAGGGAATCACCAAAAGGGAAAACCATTCTAAATTGTCTAGTGGCTCAAATGCGGCTGCCTCAAATCTTTCAGGTCCATCTACTCCAGGAGATAGCGGAGATGGTGATGATTCCAAAGGTGCCAAGCCAAAATCAGCGAGATCCACCTCTTCATCGACTTTAGCTGAAGTTCCAGAAGTATATCCTCAAATAGTAGCCTTGCCAATATCGCGTCGTCCACTCTTCCCTGGATTTTACAAGGCAGTCATCATTTCTGATGTCAATGTCATCAAAGCCATTAAAGAGTCGTTGGATAGAAAGTATCCTTTTATTGGTTGTTTCTTATTTAAGGATGAAAATATGGAAAGTGACGTCATAGAATCAAAAGATCAAGTTTTTGAGACTGGTGTGCTGGCTCAAATCACATCTAATGTTTATACTAAGGATAAAGATACTGGTGTGGAAACCTTAACGACTGTTTTGTACCCCCATAAAAGAATTAGAATAGATGAACTTTTCCCACCCTCAGCTATTGGTAACGAAAAATCAGATGTTTCTACTGTTAGTGTCTCTGACGCTGATATCGAGGTTAAGGCTAAGAAGCAACCAATTGAGGGTATTATTGgcgaaaaagaaggagatgaACCAATTAATCCATCAGATATATTAAATGATGAACAAAATTCTTCTGAAACCTTGATTGAACAACCACATGAACCAGtagttgttgaagaagaaaaccCAACcgaattcttgaaaaagtaTCCAATTACTTTAGCAAATGTATCtaatgttgaagatgagccctttgataaaaatgaTGTGGTTGTGACTTCTCTAACTGCTGCCATATTAGATGTTTTAAAAGAAATGTCTCTGGTCAACAGATCATTTAGTGACCAACTAGCAACATTTAGTGCATCCCTTCACAGTGATATTTTTAATTGTCCTGAAAAACTAGCTGATtttgctgctgctgttaCCGCAGGTAGTCAAGAAGATCTACAGAAAATTTTAGATTGCACCAATATTGCAGAAAGGTTAGAAATGGCATTGACAgtgttgaagaaagaactaatgaacaaagaaatgcaaaagaaaatcgaaaaagatattgagGAAAGAATGTCTAAAAGACATAGAGAATACCATTTAAATGAGCAATTAAAGTGGATCAAAAAAGAACTAGGTATTGACGATGGTAGAGATAAACTAATTGCCAAATATAATGAAAGAGTCAAGAGTTTGAAGATGCCAGAAGAAGTCAAAAAAATttatgatgaagaaatcaacaaacttCAAACCTTAGAAACAGTAATGTCTGAATTTACGGTGACCAGGAATTACCTTGATTGGTTAACCCAAATTCCTTGGGGTAAACAATCAGTTGATAATTATAACATCAAAAGAGCCAAGAAAGTTTTAGATGAAGATCATTATGGTTTGAAAGATGTCAAGGATagaatcattgaattcattgCTGTTGGCAAACTTCTAAATAAAATTAATGGTAAGATCATCTGTTTTGTTGGTCCACCGGGTGTTGGTAAAACATCTATTGGTAAATCGATtgcaaaatctttgaatagGGAGTTTTACAGATTTTCAGTAGGTGGTTTGAGTGATGTTGCAGAAATTAAGGGTCATAGAAGAACCTATGTTGGAGCAATACCGGGTAGAGTTGTACAAGCGTTGAAGAAAACTCAAACAGAGAATCCCTTAATTttaattgatgaaattgataaaatttctCATTCTCATTCTGTCAACGGTGGTGATCCATCTGCCGCATTGTTAGAATTGTTAGATCCAGAACAAAACGGCACGTTCTTAGATAATTACATGGATATTCCAATTGATTTATCCAAGGTACTATTTGTTTGTACTGCAAATACCCTGAGTACAATCCCAGGTCCTTTGTTAGATCGTATGGAGGTCATTGAAATTTCAGGTTATATTGAAGAcgaaaaaatcaagattgctgaaaaatatcTAGCTCCAGAGGCAAAGAAGAATACAGGCCTAGAAAACGTCAATGTGGAACTAAGCGAGTCTGCAATCAGAGCCTTAATTAAAAATTACTGTAGAGAATCTGGTGTCagaaacttgaagaaacaaattgataaGATATATAGAAAGGCTGCTCTAAATGCCGTTGAATCTGTAggtgaagaagagattGATGAGATTATTgctgaagaaaaggaagcACATGCAACTGAACCAGTTGTTGACGCTGCAACTGAGAAAGCTGAGAAGACCTTAGGAAAAACAGACAAAGACTCAAAGGTTGAGGAGACTGTgcttgataaaattgagaaagaaggagaagaggAAACCGTTGCAACAGGAGCATCTGAAGAGGAACCTAAGACTCCCCAAATAGTTATCCCAGATACCTATAAAGCAGTTATTGATGagaaaaatttgaaggattATGTTGGTGTTCCGGTATTCACTGCAGATAGATTATACGAAACGACGCCACCAGGTGTTGTTATGGGGCTAGCGTGGACATCCATGGGTGGTTCTGCGCTATATATTGAATCGGTATTAGAGCATGCAATTACTAAAGACTCTCATTCTAAGCTAGAAAGAACTGGTCAGTTAGGTGATGTCATGAAGGAATCTGTAAGAATTGCTTACTCATTCTCCAAGATGTTTTTAACTAAAAATTTTCCCGACAATAAGTTCTTTGATCGGGCGCAAATCCATTTACATTGTCCTGAAGGTGCTACACCAAAGGATGGTCCATCTGCTGGTATAACAATCACTTCATCGTTTTTGTCTTTAGCGTTTAACAGACCATTGAGACCAGATGTTGCAATGACGGGTGAAATTACCCTTACCGGTAAGGTTCTCAGAATTGGAGgtttgaaggaaaagacAATTGCTGCAAAGAGAGCAGGGGTCAAAACAATCATTTTCCCTAAGGGCAATGAATCTGATTGGAATGAACTGCCTGAAAATGTCAAGGAAGGTATAACTCCAGTTCCTGCTGATTGGTACCAAGATGTGTTTGATGTTTTATTCCAAGACATTGGTAAGGAAGAAGGTAACAATGTTTGGAAGGCCGAATTTGATAAGATTGCCGAggaagagaagaaggagaaagcAGAGAAGTAA
- a CDS encoding uncharacterized protein (PKUD0B00730; similar to Saccharomyces cerevisiae YOL149W (DCP1); ancestral locus Anc_3.1) — translation MGVLLMLQLKVDASFFFLTGITMSCVDTHAKKSNDTIDSSEESSSQTIEIYKQALTFNVIAKYDPSISQLLHISSYCVIYQYDEDIEDWTKSSYMGPIAVYSRRSIWDNYRDDDIKKLDVQTIVNSEHGEYYRFGLLVLNRAQPENFSLGFLGDKYLKQSEIESDQNLLVEKSDELIIVRDFNGKAFGLWIFDPKDRDYLYQLLMYCIEKLE, via the coding sequence ATGGGAGTGTTATTGATGTTGCAATTGAAGGTTGATgcttcatttttctttttaacaGGTATAACAATGTCCTGTGTTGATACACATGCAAAGAAGAGTAACGATACCATAGATTCTTCAGAGGAATCGTCATCTCAGACTATTGAAATCTACAAACAAGCTTTGACGTTTAATGTTATTGCTAAATATGACccatcaatttctcaattacTTCATATATCTTCCTACTGTGTGATATACCAATATGATGAGGACATAGAGGATTGGACCAAGAGCTCATACATGGGGCCTATCGCTGTGTATTCACGCAGAAGTATTTGGGATAACTATCgagatgatgatattaaAAAGTTGGACGTCCAGACTATAGTTAATTCAGAGCACGGTGAATACTATAGATTCGGCCTGCTAGTTTTGAATCGGGCACAACCAGAAAACTTTAGCTTAGGATTTCTAGGTGATAAATATTTAAAACAGTCAGAAATTGAATCTGACCAGAATTTGTTGGTAGAAAAAAGTGACGAGTTGATTATTGTGAGAGATTTCAATGGTAAAGCCTTTGGATTATGGATTTTTGACCCAAAGGATCGAGATTATTTGTATCAATTACTGATGTATTGTATCGAGAAGCTTGAGTAG